A window of Drosophila subobscura isolate 14011-0131.10 chromosome E, UCBerk_Dsub_1.0, whole genome shotgun sequence contains these coding sequences:
- the LOC117891738 gene encoding chromodomain Y-like protein gives MRSPRKKASRTTRIPAKEYVVEEIKGKRFYQGETEYFVKWEGFEAESSTWEPMHNLGKCIHLLAKYENDMYLRKLESTLDENKNRKAYAARRAKLHNNSGGTLTEPEPAPEHVQSKNWNNKCAQLSESSDDEPSPEFEPITPPLGSQPRSRRKLSESLASTGSSTSCSSESSATPKSGCSSSPPQPEPQCQPQPGLTTKQTSSQTQPVLPTHNQTEKLVDNLETTKKLQRNTDKSRTNNSIEDAEDCNTPEWDKEEPSGLELGPKLERIMHSYRLGGNTFLIVKWMDSEEPVAVDIQEINQLYKKEIVQYTQELQRSFDDMVN, from the exons ATGCGAAGTCCCAGAAAAAAGGCGTCCAGAACCACAAGGATTCCTGCAAAGGAATACGTTGTGGAGGAAATCAAGGGAAAACGGTTCTATCAAGGAGAAACGGAGTATTTCGTCAAATGGGAGGGCTTcgaagcagaaagcagcacCTGGGAGCCAATGCATAATCTTGGCAAATGTATCCACCTGCTGGCCAAGTACGAGAACGATATGTACCTTAGGAAATTGGAAAGCACGCTCGATGAGAACAAAAATAGGAAAGCGTATGCTGCTCGGAGGGCTAAACTGCACAATAACAGTGGCGGCACACTgacagagccagaaccagcgCCAGAGCATGTGCAAAGCAAGAATTGGAACAACAAATGTGCCCAACTGAGTGAATCGAGTGACGATGAACCATCGCCAGAATTTGAACCAATAACACCACCTTTAGGGAGCCAACCAAGAAGTCGAAGGAAATTGTCAGAATCACTTGCGTCCACGGGCTCATCGACGTCTTGCAGCTCCGAGTCCTCAGCCACCCCAAAATCAGGCTGTTCGTCTTCTCCACCCCAACCCGAACCTCAATGCCAACCTCAACCAGGTTTAACTACGAAGCAAACCTCATCCCAAACTCAACCAGTGCTCCCTACTCATAATCAAACAGAAAAGCTCGTTGACAATTTGGAGACTACAAAGAAGCTACAAAGGAACACCGATAAAAGTCGCACCAATAACTCCATTGAGGATGCTGAGGATTGT AACACCCCGGAGTGGGATAAGGAAGAGCCTTCGGGCTTAGAGCTTGGGCCAAAGCTGGAGAGAATTATGCACAGCTATCGACTTGGAGGAAACACGTTCCTGATCGTAAAGTGGATGGACAGCGAGGAGCCTGTAGCGGTCGATATCCAGGAAATAAATCAGttgtataaaaaagaaatagtTCAATATACCCAGGAACTTCAACGGAGCTTTGATGACATG